One stretch of Danio rerio strain Tuebingen ecotype United States chromosome 6, GRCz12tu, whole genome shotgun sequence DNA includes these proteins:
- the gorasp2 gene encoding Golgi reassembly-stacking protein 2 (The RefSeq protein has 1 substitution compared to this genomic sequence), with translation MGGSQSVEIPGGGSEGYHVLRVQENSPGHRAGLEPFFDFIVSINNTRLNKDNDTLKDILKASVEKPVKMQVYSSKTLELREATVTPSNMWGGQGLLGVSIRFCSFEGANENVWHVLEVEPNSPAALAGLRPHTDYIIGADTVMNESEDLFSLIETHEGKGLKLYVYNTDTDNCREVVITPNSAWGGEGSLGCGIGYGYLHRIPTRPFEEGKKISFPGHTPSEPVSPLKDGFTEVQLSAVTPPPVSQPLPTGLEDSLSGLSLSSAPPTIPSELHTGVPTVPLLPTHVTPGLGNLPLINPSTNGPGLMSLPAGLPPLPNLPNLPNLPNLNLPLPDLSAVSLAGISGLPPTTAGFPSLPPLNLPGISPLPMPSVLSSTLPSMPGVTLPSPLAPSDLVPPVSKATEQTPALIMDATPVKDTLSEMPVSTETTSPAESS, from the exons ATGGGGGGATCACAGAGCGTGGAAATTCCCGGAGGCGGTTCTGAGGGTTATCACGTTCTCAGG GTGCAGGAGAATTCTCCTGGACACAGGGCAGGTCTTGAACCCTTTTTTGACTTCATTGTGTCTATCAACAACACCCGACTG aaCAAGGACAATGACACGCTGAAAGACATACTGAAGGCTAGCGTTGAGAAGCCTGTGAAGATGCAGGTGTACAGCAGCAAAACCCTGGAGCTGCGGGAAGCCACTGTCACCCCGAGCAACATGTGGGGCGGTCAGGGTCTTCTGGGGGTCAGCATTCGCTTCTGCAGCTTTGAGGGAGCCAATGAGAACGTCTGGCATGTTTTG GAGGTGGAGCCAAATTCTCCTGCAGCATTAGCAGGTTTGAGACCACACACAGACTACATCATCGGAGCAGACACAGTCATGAATGAG TCAGAGGACTTGTTCTCATTGATAGAAACGCATGAGGGCAAAGGCCTGAAGCTCTACGTCTACAACACTGACACAGACAACTGCAGAGAAGTGGTCATTACACCCAACAGTGCCTGGGGCGGAGAGGGCAG TCTTGGCTGTGGGATTGGATACGGCTACCTTCACAGAATCCCAACCCGACCCTTTGAAGAGGGCAAGAAAATCAGTTTCCCCGGACACACCCCCAGTGAGCCTGTTAGCCCGCTAAAGGACGGCTTCACTGAG GTTCAGCTCTCCGCAGTAACTCCGCCCCCTGTGTCACAGCCTCTTCCCACAGGCCTCGAGGACAGTCTGTCTGGCCTGTCACTCAGCTCTGCCCCGCCCACAATTCCCAGCGAGCTCCACACAG GCGTTCCAACAGTCCCTCTGCTGCCCACTCATGTGACCCCTGGGCTGGGTAACCTTCCCCTCATCAACCCATCCACCAACGGACCAG GTCTGATGTCCTTACCAGCTGGCCTCCCTCCTCTGCCAAACCTGCCTAACCTCCCGAACCTCCCAAACCTCAATCTCCCTTTACCAGATCTTAGTGCTGTATCGTTAGCAGGAATCAGTGGGTTACCTCCTACTACAGCAG GTTTCCCGTCTCTCCCTCCTCTAAACCTGCCTGGCATCTCTCCTCTGCCCATGCCCTCAGTTCTATCCTCCACACTACCCAGCATGCCAGGCGTCACGCTGCCCTCTCCCCTGGCACCGTCTGACCTCGTACCGCCCGTCTCCAAAGTGACCGAGCAAACGCCAGCGCTCATAATGGATGCCACGCCCGTCAAAGACACGCTCTCAGAGATGCCCGTTTCCACCGAGACGACATCTCCAGCAGAGTCCTCGTAA
- the gorasp2 gene encoding Golgi reassembly-stacking protein 2 isoform X1: MGGSQSVEIPGGGSEGYHVLRVQENSPGHRAGLEPFFDFIVSINNTRLNKDNDTLKDILKASVEKPVKMQVYSSKTLELREATVTPSNMWGGQGLLGVSIRFCSFEGANENVWHVLEVEPNSPAALAGLRPHTDYIIGADTVMNESEDLFSLIETHEGKGLKLYVYNTDTDNCREVVITPNSAWGGEGSLGCGIGYGYLHRIPTRPFEEGKKISFPGHTPSEPVSPLKDGFTEPLPTGLEDSLSGLSLSSAPPTIPSELHTGVPTVPLLPTHVTPGLGNLPLINPSTNGPGLMSLPAGLPPLPNLPNLPNLPNLNLPLPDLSAVSLAGISGLPPTTAGFPSLPPLNLPGISPLPMPSVLSSTLPSMPGVTLPSPLAPSDLVPPVSKVTEQTPALIMDATPVKDTLSEMPVSTETTSPAESS, encoded by the exons ATGGGGGGATCACAGAGCGTGGAAATTCCCGGAGGCGGTTCTGAGGGTTATCACGTTCTCAGG GTGCAGGAGAATTCTCCTGGACACAGGGCAGGTCTTGAACCCTTTTTTGACTTCATTGTGTCTATCAACAACACCCGACTG aaCAAGGACAATGACACGCTGAAAGACATACTGAAGGCTAGCGTTGAGAAGCCTGTGAAGATGCAGGTGTACAGCAGCAAAACCCTGGAGCTGCGGGAAGCCACTGTCACCCCGAGCAACATGTGGGGCGGTCAGGGTCTTCTGGGGGTCAGCATTCGCTTCTGCAGCTTTGAGGGAGCCAATGAGAACGTCTGGCATGTTTTG GAGGTGGAGCCAAATTCTCCTGCAGCATTAGCAGGTTTGAGACCACACACAGACTACATCATCGGAGCAGACACAGTCATGAATGAG TCAGAGGACTTGTTCTCATTGATAGAAACGCATGAGGGCAAAGGCCTGAAGCTCTACGTCTACAACACTGACACAGACAACTGCAGAGAAGTGGTCATTACACCCAACAGTGCCTGGGGCGGAGAGGGCAG TCTTGGCTGTGGGATTGGATACGGCTACCTTCACAGAATCCCAACCCGACCCTTTGAAGAGGGCAAGAAAATCAGTTTCCCCGGACACACCCCCAGTGAGCCTGTTAGCCCGCTAAAGGACGGCTTCACTGAG CCTCTTCCCACAGGCCTCGAGGACAGTCTGTCTGGCCTGTCACTCAGCTCTGCCCCGCCCACAATTCCCAGCGAGCTCCACACAG GCGTTCCAACAGTCCCTCTGCTGCCCACTCATGTGACCCCTGGGCTGGGTAACCTTCCCCTCATCAACCCATCCACCAACGGACCAG GTCTGATGTCCTTACCAGCTGGCCTCCCTCCTCTGCCAAACCTGCCTAACCTCCCGAACCTCCCAAACCTCAATCTCCCTTTACCAGATCTTAGTGCTGTATCGTTAGCAGGAATCAGTGGGTTACCTCCTACTACAGCAG GTTTCCCGTCTCTCCCTCCTCTAAACCTGCCTGGCATCTCTCCTCTGCCCATGCCCTCAGTTCTATCCTCCACACTACCCAGCATGCCAGGCGTCACGCTGCCCTCTCCCCTGGCACCGTCTGACCTCGTACCGCCCGTCTCCAAAGTGACCGAGCAAACGCCAGCGCTCATAATGGATGCCACGCCCGTCAAAGACACGCTCTCAGAGATGCCCGTTTCCACCGAGACGACATCTCCAGCAGAGTCCTCGTAA